The following coding sequences are from one Arthrobacter sp. 24S4-2 window:
- a CDS encoding ABC transporter ATP-binding protein, whose product MTAAGRTAHLAVGDLAIETRGLSKRFGHQLAVDGVDLTVPRGSVFGFLGPNGSGKTTTIRMMLGLAGATEGSVRVLGLEMPDRFHEVLPRVGALVEGPAFYPFLSGPANLRRLDAADPYAAASTRGARVASALERVGLTHAAGKKVRAYSLGMKQRLGIANALLSPRDLLVLDEPTNGLDPQGTREVRSLVRSLAADGATVFVSSHLLAEVEQICTHAAVMSAGRLVAQGTLPELRDAGNARIRLVTPDAGLAEGVFATLGMTPVGGRNNGALLFAASGTGAGAGAAAVPATAGGAITGPAAAGPATAAGGVPSGGEVEPEAVVAALVAAGVRVRGFAVEQGSLEDRFVALTGEGFDIAQ is encoded by the coding sequence GTGACAGCCGCCGGCCGAACCGCCCACCTTGCCGTAGGCGACCTTGCCATAGAAACGCGCGGCCTCAGCAAACGGTTCGGCCACCAGCTGGCGGTGGACGGCGTCGACCTGACCGTTCCGAGGGGATCCGTCTTTGGCTTCCTGGGGCCGAACGGCTCCGGCAAAACCACCACCATCCGCATGATGCTGGGCCTTGCCGGTGCCACGGAAGGTTCCGTGCGGGTGCTGGGCCTGGAGATGCCGGACCGTTTCCACGAGGTCCTGCCGCGGGTGGGCGCCCTGGTGGAAGGCCCGGCGTTCTACCCGTTCCTGTCCGGGCCGGCCAATCTTCGGCGCCTCGATGCGGCCGACCCCTATGCTGCGGCTTCCACGCGCGGGGCCCGGGTGGCATCCGCCCTGGAGCGGGTGGGCCTCACGCACGCCGCCGGGAAGAAGGTCCGCGCGTATTCGCTGGGCATGAAGCAGCGCCTGGGCATCGCCAACGCGCTGCTCTCGCCCCGGGACCTGCTGGTCCTCGACGAACCAACCAACGGGCTGGACCCGCAGGGCACCCGCGAAGTCCGCTCCCTGGTCCGCTCGCTCGCGGCCGACGGTGCCACGGTTTTCGTCTCCAGCCACCTTCTGGCCGAAGTGGAACAGATCTGCACGCACGCGGCCGTGATGAGCGCAGGGCGGCTGGTGGCGCAGGGAACGCTCCCTGAGTTGCGCGACGCGGGCAACGCCCGGATCCGCCTCGTAACGCCCGACGCCGGCCTGGCCGAGGGCGTCTTCGCCACGTTGGGCATGACTCCTGTGGGAGGCCGGAACAACGGCGCGCTGCTGTTCGCGGCCTCAGGGACCGGCGCCGGCGCCGGAGCCGCAGCCGTTCCTGCAACCGCCGGTGGCGCGATTACCGGTCCCGCAGCTGCCGGCCCCGCAACGGCCGCCGGTGGCGTCCCAAGCGGCGGTGAAGTGGAACCGGAAGCCGTGGTGGCTGCCCTGGTCGCTGCCGGGGTGCGGGTCCGCGGCTTTGCGGTGGAACAGGGCAGCCTCGAAGACCGCTTTGTGGCGCTGACGGGGGAGGGGTTCGACATTGCCCAATAG
- a CDS encoding isochorismatase family cysteine hydrolase, giving the protein MSISALDEQAALIVIDLQVGTVANPTAHPAGEVVARARELLAAFRRRRLLVVLANVDGTPAGRTEYSEGARDFPPEWKQLLPELDQQPDDVTLTRRTWSAFAGTGLAVLLTEGGVTQVVLAGMATSFGVESTARDAYDLGFNVVLALDAITDPNPHAHDNSATRVFPALGQTGPVSEIITLLGER; this is encoded by the coding sequence ATGTCCATAAGTGCGCTTGACGAACAGGCCGCCCTGATCGTTATCGACCTGCAAGTCGGCACCGTCGCCAACCCCACCGCGCACCCTGCCGGGGAAGTCGTAGCCAGGGCCCGCGAACTGCTTGCTGCCTTCCGCCGCCGAAGACTCCTGGTGGTGCTCGCCAACGTCGACGGAACGCCGGCAGGTCGCACGGAGTACAGCGAGGGTGCGCGTGATTTCCCGCCCGAGTGGAAACAACTCTTGCCCGAACTCGACCAGCAGCCCGACGACGTCACCCTCACGCGTCGAACCTGGAGCGCGTTCGCCGGCACCGGCCTGGCCGTCCTGCTGACGGAGGGTGGTGTAACCCAGGTGGTGCTCGCGGGGATGGCGACCAGCTTCGGCGTTGAGTCCACGGCCCGCGACGCGTACGACCTCGGCTTCAACGTGGTGCTGGCGCTTGATGCGATCACAGATCCAAACCCGCATGCCCATGACAACAGCGCCACCCGCGTTTTCCCCGCGTTGGGGCAGACAGGGCCGGTGTCGGAGATCATCACCCTTCTCGGCGAGCGCTGA
- a CDS encoding PEP/pyruvate-binding domain-containing protein, with protein MNQTSIPAGSQDGLVLGLELINAGMLARVGGKAANLGETTGAGLPVPPGFCLTTDAYRRAVVPAGLEDVHRGLAATGSGDLQALADLAARARELILGVDIPAEIADAVRTSYAALGTDVPVAVRSSATAEDLPFASFAGQQDTYLNVVGGDAVLAAVRQCWASLWTDRAVAYRATHGISPATVALAVVVQRMVDASVAGVLFTANPVTGRRREAVIDASPGLGEAVVSGAVNPDHFVVDAATNEILERRPGDKRIAIRPLPGGGTERISLAADSAPSLSDAQIRELTALGSRVERHYGAPQDIEWAIDGADKLWLTQSRPITTLYPCRTSVRTCRHRRGLASTCVSAWPKDSRAPSPRWAWPDSA; from the coding sequence GTGAACCAGACCAGCATCCCAGCAGGGTCCCAGGACGGGCTGGTGCTGGGCCTGGAGCTGATCAACGCCGGCATGCTGGCCCGCGTGGGCGGCAAGGCTGCCAACCTCGGGGAGACCACCGGTGCCGGACTTCCCGTCCCGCCCGGGTTCTGCCTAACCACGGACGCGTACCGTCGGGCTGTTGTCCCCGCGGGGCTGGAGGACGTGCACCGCGGCTTGGCGGCCACAGGGTCCGGTGACCTCCAGGCCTTGGCGGACCTCGCCGCCCGCGCCCGTGAGCTCATCCTCGGCGTGGACATTCCGGCGGAGATTGCCGACGCCGTCCGGACGTCCTATGCGGCGCTGGGGACCGACGTTCCGGTCGCCGTGAGGTCCTCGGCAACGGCCGAGGACCTTCCGTTCGCAAGCTTTGCCGGCCAGCAGGACACTTACCTCAATGTTGTGGGCGGGGACGCCGTGCTGGCGGCTGTCCGGCAGTGCTGGGCCTCGCTGTGGACCGACCGGGCGGTGGCCTACCGGGCCACGCACGGCATCAGCCCTGCAACGGTGGCGCTCGCGGTAGTGGTCCAGCGCATGGTGGATGCCTCCGTGGCCGGGGTCCTGTTCACGGCGAACCCGGTGACCGGAAGACGCCGCGAGGCCGTGATCGATGCCAGCCCGGGGCTGGGCGAGGCAGTGGTTTCCGGTGCGGTGAACCCGGACCACTTCGTGGTGGACGCAGCCACCAACGAGATCCTGGAGCGCCGGCCGGGGGACAAACGCATCGCCATCCGGCCGCTGCCTGGCGGAGGCACCGAGCGGATCAGCCTCGCCGCGGATTCCGCCCCGTCCCTAAGCGACGCCCAGATCAGGGAACTGACGGCGCTGGGCAGCCGTGTGGAGCGGCATTACGGGGCGCCGCAGGACATTGAATGGGCCATCGACGGCGCGGACAAGCTCTGGCTGACGCAGTCCCGTCCCATCACCACGCTGTACCCCTGCCGGACGTCCGTCCGGACCTGCCGGCACCGGAGGGGACTCGCCTCTACCTGTGTTTCAGCCTGGCCCAAGGACTCACGCGCCCCCTCACCCCGATGGGCATGGCCGGATTCCGCCTGA
- a CDS encoding PEP-utilizing enzyme: MAGFRLIASSAARAAGFDVPDPRNGPAPYRQAGLRLFFDLTAVIRSSVGRAFVPRVFDVMEARSAAVLRGLFDDPRFTVTNRSPWRVLKHVGPVAAKARVPESLLRALIRPEAALRRADGIGEQLRAALVVPANATPAERLNHAERVLGGELFRIVPGVLPLPALGFALLAVAGKLAGRSPESGALQAVLRGLPNNVTTEMDLALWQLATDIRTEPAAVAVFEESSPPELARRYRAGELPAVVQSGLAGFLARYGHRAVAEIDLGLPRWSEDSGHILGVLANYLKLDDPALAPDRQFAKAAREADAQIERLVARAGEKGGPMGRLRARLVRGALKRTRMFAGLRELPKYHLVEGLAFVRQQLSAVGAELAAAGRITDADDIFFLDFAEAHRGLAGAALHGIVAERRESYDAELGRRRIPRVLLSDGTEPEALQPRGGTAAEAAAGLLSGTPASSGTATAKARVILDPQGAQLEPGEILVAPSTDPGWTPLFLTAGGLVMEMGGPNSHGAVVAREYGIPAVVGVPDATVAISTGEVITVDGGAGTVTPAKG; encoded by the coding sequence ATGGCCGGATTCCGCCTGATCGCATCCTCGGCGGCCCGCGCAGCAGGTTTCGACGTTCCGGATCCCCGCAACGGACCGGCCCCGTACCGGCAGGCAGGGCTGCGCCTCTTCTTCGACCTCACAGCGGTTATCCGCAGCAGTGTGGGCCGCGCCTTTGTACCCCGTGTCTTCGACGTTATGGAAGCCAGGTCTGCCGCGGTGCTCCGCGGGCTGTTTGACGACCCCAGGTTCACCGTCACCAACAGGTCCCCGTGGCGGGTCCTGAAGCACGTGGGTCCGGTGGCGGCGAAGGCCAGGGTGCCGGAGTCCTTGCTGCGTGCGCTGATCCGCCCGGAAGCGGCGCTCCGCAGGGCGGACGGAATCGGCGAACAGCTCAGGGCTGCCCTCGTGGTTCCAGCCAACGCCACACCGGCGGAGCGGCTGAACCACGCAGAACGTGTGCTCGGCGGCGAGCTCTTCCGGATCGTGCCCGGCGTGCTACCGCTGCCGGCGCTGGGGTTTGCTTTGCTGGCGGTCGCCGGGAAGCTGGCCGGGAGGAGCCCCGAATCCGGTGCCCTGCAGGCTGTGCTGCGCGGGCTCCCCAACAACGTGACCACGGAGATGGACCTTGCACTGTGGCAGCTGGCCACGGACATCCGCACCGAGCCTGCCGCCGTCGCAGTATTTGAGGAGTCGTCGCCGCCGGAACTGGCGCGGCGCTACCGCGCCGGTGAGCTGCCCGCCGTCGTGCAGTCCGGGCTGGCCGGATTCCTGGCACGGTACGGCCACAGGGCCGTCGCTGAAATCGACCTCGGCTTGCCCCGCTGGTCCGAGGACTCCGGGCACATCCTCGGAGTCCTCGCGAACTACCTCAAACTCGACGATCCGGCCCTCGCACCTGACAGGCAGTTCGCCAAGGCTGCCCGCGAGGCGGACGCCCAGATCGAACGGCTTGTGGCCAGGGCGGGGGAGAAGGGCGGGCCGATGGGCAGGCTGCGCGCCCGGCTGGTGAGGGGCGCGCTGAAGCGGACCCGCATGTTTGCCGGCCTGCGCGAACTGCCGAAATACCACCTTGTGGAGGGCCTGGCCTTCGTGCGGCAACAGCTTTCGGCAGTGGGGGCGGAGCTCGCCGCGGCCGGCCGCATCACCGACGCCGATGACATCTTCTTCCTGGACTTCGCCGAAGCCCACCGCGGCCTGGCCGGTGCGGCGCTCCACGGGATCGTGGCCGAGCGCCGGGAGTCCTACGACGCCGAACTGGGCCGCCGCCGCATTCCCCGGGTGCTGCTTTCGGACGGAACGGAACCTGAAGCGCTGCAGCCCCGCGGAGGTACAGCGGCGGAAGCAGCCGCCGGCCTGCTGTCCGGAACGCCGGCGTCGTCCGGCACCGCCACCGCGAAGGCCCGTGTCATTCTCGACCCGCAGGGTGCGCAGCTGGAGCCGGGCGAAATCCTCGTGGCACCCTCAACGGATCCGGGCTGGACGCCATTGTTCCTCACCGCCGGCGGGCTCGTGATGGAGATGGGCGGCCCAAACTCCCATGGGGCAGTCGTGGCCCGCGAGTACGGCATTCCCGCCGTCGTCGGCGTCCCCGACGCTACTGTGGCCATCAGTACCGGTGAGGTTATTACGGTCGATGGCGGGGCCGGCACCGTCACGCCCGCCAAAGGCTGA
- a CDS encoding S-layer homology domain-containing protein, translated as MPGPLAASPSGYWVSASFPAAGKSRFIPSLAVDQSGSRIYVSHSLIGNPGNVTVQDPSTGAVQATIPGTMGTAGVVLSHDGARLYIANSGITGRPRNPGTAGVIQVVDTRSNAVTASIETDQGAAHLALSPDGRALYGTMYQGHNVAFIDTASNAITAKVPVPGYRGSVAVSPDGSTLYIADAVSVAIFVVSVGEKAVVETIETGLGALCGALDGLVLNPSGTQLFVTGCATPEGVNPTGLIILDTATRAQHAVPLDGHAADVAFSPDGRKAYVTVSGGYGHVSVIDTSTRSVAATFPVGEAPQGVVATGDGSALFIVHAGSEVSRVDLTGNGRQAFADVPAGAPFFHEVSWLGNSRISTGYPDGSFRPLESVQRDAMAAFLFRKAGSPASFVPPAVSPFRDLSPGDMFYKEITWLASQGITTGYDDGTFRPRTAVSREAMAAFLYRYATVLAGAPTYTAPSTAPFSDVRPGDAFHREVSWAAAAGITTGYPDGSYRPGAPVSREAMAAFLYRLTNPDKPMPR; from the coding sequence GTGCCTGGACCCCTCGCGGCCTCCCCGTCCGGCTACTGGGTGTCGGCGTCCTTCCCGGCTGCAGGTAAGAGCCGCTTCATACCGTCACTGGCAGTCGATCAGTCCGGCTCCAGGATCTACGTCTCGCACTCCTTGATCGGGAACCCCGGCAACGTAACAGTCCAGGATCCATCCACGGGCGCTGTCCAAGCCACCATTCCGGGAACAATGGGCACCGCCGGAGTGGTACTCAGTCATGACGGAGCGAGGCTCTACATCGCCAACAGTGGCATTACCGGGAGGCCACGCAATCCCGGGACAGCTGGCGTTATCCAGGTCGTGGACACCCGGTCCAACGCGGTCACCGCAAGCATTGAGACTGATCAGGGCGCTGCGCACCTGGCGCTATCACCGGACGGGCGCGCCCTCTACGGCACCATGTACCAGGGGCATAACGTCGCGTTCATCGATACGGCATCAAACGCTATTACCGCCAAAGTCCCCGTCCCCGGTTATCGGGGCAGTGTTGCTGTGAGCCCGGACGGCAGCACACTCTACATCGCGGACGCCGTTTCGGTTGCCATCTTTGTGGTCTCTGTCGGGGAGAAAGCGGTGGTGGAAACCATTGAAACGGGGCTTGGGGCTCTCTGCGGGGCACTCGATGGACTGGTCCTGAACCCCTCCGGCACGCAGTTGTTCGTGACTGGATGTGCAACCCCGGAGGGCGTAAATCCGACGGGCCTTATTATTCTGGATACCGCCACGCGCGCTCAGCACGCTGTCCCGCTCGATGGTCATGCCGCTGACGTCGCCTTTAGCCCGGACGGGCGCAAGGCCTACGTCACCGTCAGCGGGGGATACGGCCATGTCTCGGTCATAGACACGTCCACCAGATCCGTCGCAGCGACATTCCCGGTGGGGGAAGCGCCCCAAGGCGTCGTCGCCACCGGCGACGGCTCAGCCCTCTTCATCGTCCACGCGGGTTCGGAAGTTTCGCGGGTCGACCTGACAGGAAACGGGCGGCAGGCTTTCGCCGACGTCCCCGCCGGTGCCCCGTTCTTCCACGAGGTCAGTTGGCTCGGGAACTCGCGGATCAGTACCGGCTATCCCGACGGCTCGTTCCGCCCACTGGAATCTGTTCAGAGGGATGCAATGGCCGCCTTCCTCTTCCGGAAGGCAGGATCTCCCGCCTCGTTCGTTCCGCCTGCTGTCTCGCCCTTCAGGGACCTAAGCCCTGGGGACATGTTCTACAAGGAGATCACCTGGCTGGCCTCGCAGGGCATCACCACCGGCTACGACGACGGCACCTTCCGGCCCCGGACCGCGGTTTCACGTGAAGCCATGGCTGCGTTCCTCTACCGGTACGCCACAGTATTGGCCGGGGCACCCACCTATACCGCGCCGTCCACCGCGCCGTTTAGCGACGTCCGACCCGGTGACGCCTTTCACAGGGAGGTGAGCTGGGCCGCTGCCGCAGGAATTACCACCGGCTATCCAGACGGCAGCTACCGCCCCGGCGCCCCGGTTTCGCGGGAAGCCATGGCTGCGTTCCTCTACCGGCTCACCAACCCGGACAAACCCATGCCGCGTTAG
- a CDS encoding C40 family peptidase, whose product MGLTGSGRKAAVLCTAVVLLGSLTLPAQAAPLPGAAMPAVSVPASPEIPSPEEIAAAKASESATADQVARIDRILADAAAAQEASFAAAMQANNAYGDALVTLEIRRDAATLASAKAASAEAEQAKTRKQVGQLAGDLYRNGGLNPTLTTFVSGKGEVLEQAATLEAISASRSRAFEAAENAASAAKSLTAAAEDANHAADDAARAAEDRKADAERANAAQVKAVSEAKSQRTVLVDQLANLKNTTVALESARVDALDRQRAQERLAAVTAAAAAQATSQTTSQTEVQAAVPQGRPAAQQPQAPAAPGPAAPAPPAPAAPAPPAPAAPAPPAPAAPAPPAPAAPAPQPAAPSQPEPVTPAPAVPAPAPAPVPAPSPGGSNQTAISVALGKVGSPYFYKYGGSGPLGFDCSGLVQNAFAAAGKYLPRTAAQQYAQAPVHVPLSQAQPGDLLVWGSAPDFYHVAIYLGGGRVVQALNPEDGITVTDLAWMAGMQLHPVVARY is encoded by the coding sequence ATGGGTTTGACTGGATCCGGCCGCAAAGCGGCTGTGCTGTGCACCGCCGTCGTACTCCTCGGATCCCTCACCCTGCCGGCTCAGGCCGCACCGCTTCCGGGCGCAGCGATGCCCGCCGTGAGCGTTCCGGCGTCACCGGAGATTCCGTCTCCCGAAGAGATTGCGGCAGCCAAGGCCAGTGAAAGTGCGACGGCGGACCAGGTCGCCCGGATCGATCGCATCCTGGCGGACGCCGCCGCTGCCCAGGAAGCCAGCTTCGCCGCGGCTATGCAGGCCAACAACGCCTACGGTGACGCCCTGGTAACCCTCGAGATCCGCCGGGACGCGGCCACGCTGGCGTCCGCGAAGGCGGCATCAGCCGAGGCGGAGCAGGCCAAGACCCGAAAGCAGGTGGGACAGCTCGCCGGGGACCTGTACCGGAACGGCGGGCTCAACCCTACCCTCACCACTTTTGTCAGCGGTAAGGGCGAAGTCCTGGAGCAGGCTGCCACCCTTGAAGCCATCTCCGCCAGCCGCAGCCGGGCTTTCGAAGCGGCCGAGAATGCCGCCTCGGCGGCCAAGTCCTTGACCGCCGCGGCGGAGGATGCCAACCACGCCGCCGATGACGCCGCCCGGGCCGCGGAAGACCGGAAGGCGGACGCCGAACGCGCCAATGCGGCCCAGGTGAAGGCCGTGTCCGAGGCCAAGTCCCAGCGGACCGTGCTGGTGGACCAGCTCGCAAACCTCAAGAACACCACCGTGGCCCTTGAATCAGCCCGGGTGGACGCCTTGGACCGTCAACGTGCCCAGGAGCGTCTTGCTGCCGTAACCGCTGCGGCCGCCGCGCAGGCCACCTCCCAGACCACCTCCCAGACCGAGGTGCAGGCCGCTGTGCCCCAGGGCCGGCCTGCGGCACAGCAGCCGCAGGCACCGGCGGCACCAGGTCCGGCCGCGCCGGCTCCTCCTGCTCCCGCAGCGCCGGCTCCTCCTGCTCCCGCAGCGCCGGCTCCTCCTGCTCCCGCAGCGCCGGCTCCTCCTGCTCCCGCAGCGCCCGCACCCCAGCCGGCTGCTCCCTCCCAGCCCGAACCGGTCACCCCTGCACCGGCCGTCCCGGCTCCGGCACCCGCCCCTGTTCCCGCGCCGTCGCCCGGTGGCTCAAACCAGACCGCCATCTCGGTGGCACTGGGCAAGGTAGGCTCCCCCTACTTCTACAAGTACGGCGGCTCTGGCCCGCTCGGTTTCGACTGTTCAGGCCTGGTGCAGAACGCATTCGCAGCAGCCGGCAAGTACCTCCCCCGAACGGCGGCCCAGCAGTACGCCCAAGCGCCCGTGCACGTGCCGCTCTCCCAGGCGCAGCCCGGTGACCTCCTGGTCTGGGGATCGGCCCCCGATTTCTACCACGTGGCGATCTACCTTGGCGGCGGGCGCGTGGTCCAGGCCCTCAACCCGGAGGACGGCATCACGGTGACGGATCTGGCCTGGATGGCCGGAATGCAGCTCCACCCCGTCGTCGCCCGGTACTGA
- a CDS encoding ABC transporter permease produces MPNRDVAAAAVDGTRAAADDTGAEPAAGRASSGWPLLASELTVLFRRRRTWAMLLALAAVPVLMAVAVRLSSAVPPGRGPAFLDRITQNGLFVGVTAMLVCVPLFLPLTVGVVAGDTIAGEAGLGTLRYLLLAPAGRVRLLLVKYAGAAAFCVVAPLVVALAGAGIGAVLFPVGPVTLLSGDVITPAEAVVRLLLVAAYLTVSLLGLSAVGLFLSTLTDVPVGAMAATIVASVVSQVLGELPQLEWLHPWLFSHYWFGFADLLRQPIAWDSFGSNALLQAGYIAAFGALAYGRFVTKDILS; encoded by the coding sequence TTGCCCAATAGAGATGTCGCGGCTGCAGCGGTGGACGGCACCCGCGCTGCCGCAGATGACACCGGAGCGGAGCCAGCGGCGGGCAGAGCCTCCTCCGGATGGCCGCTGCTGGCGTCGGAGCTGACTGTCCTTTTCCGCCGGCGCCGCACGTGGGCGATGCTGTTGGCGCTCGCAGCCGTGCCGGTGCTGATGGCCGTCGCCGTGCGGCTCTCCTCGGCTGTGCCTCCAGGCCGTGGCCCGGCGTTCCTCGACAGGATCACCCAGAACGGGCTCTTTGTGGGTGTCACGGCGATGCTGGTCTGCGTGCCGCTGTTCCTGCCGCTTACGGTGGGCGTCGTGGCAGGAGACACGATTGCCGGCGAGGCGGGACTGGGGACGCTGCGTTATCTTCTGCTTGCACCGGCCGGCAGGGTGCGCCTTTTGCTGGTCAAATATGCGGGTGCAGCCGCCTTCTGCGTGGTGGCCCCGCTCGTTGTGGCGCTGGCCGGTGCCGGCATCGGTGCGGTGCTGTTCCCGGTGGGTCCAGTGACACTGCTGTCCGGGGATGTGATCACGCCGGCGGAAGCGGTGGTGCGGCTGCTGCTCGTGGCCGCGTATCTGACCGTGTCGCTGCTGGGGCTCTCTGCCGTCGGGCTGTTCCTCTCCACCTTGACGGATGTGCCGGTGGGGGCCATGGCGGCCACCATTGTGGCGTCGGTGGTGTCCCAGGTGCTGGGTGAGCTGCCCCAGCTGGAGTGGCTGCACCCGTGGCTGTTCAGCCACTACTGGTTCGGTTTCGCCGACTTGCTCCGCCAGCCGATTGCCTGGGATTCCTTCGGCAGCAATGCCCTGCTGCAGGCCGGATACATCGCCGCCTTCGGCGCGCTCGCCTACGGCCGGTTCGTCACTAAGGACATCTTGTCCTAG